A window of the Sphingobium sp. CAP-1 genome harbors these coding sequences:
- a CDS encoding redoxin family protein — protein MKKLWIWLPLALFLAFIGLFASGLFQPDDRIIHSRLVGQPLPAFTLPAGASDRPALVSADLATGRPRLLNIFASWCVPCAAEAPQLMALKQAGVEIDAIAIRDARPDVDAFLKRYGNPYARIGLDARSGVQIALGSSGVPETFVIDGKGRIAYQHIGDIRADDVPMILDRLRDAQ, from the coding sequence ATGAAGAAGCTCTGGATCTGGCTGCCGCTCGCTTTGTTCCTGGCCTTTATCGGCCTGTTCGCCAGCGGGCTGTTTCAGCCCGACGATCGCATCATCCATTCACGGCTGGTCGGCCAGCCGCTCCCCGCCTTCACCCTGCCGGCGGGTGCGAGCGATCGCCCGGCGCTGGTCAGCGCCGACCTCGCCACCGGACGGCCACGCCTGCTCAACATCTTCGCCAGTTGGTGCGTCCCCTGCGCCGCCGAAGCGCCGCAACTGATGGCGCTGAAACAGGCGGGCGTGGAAATCGACGCCATTGCGATTCGGGATGCCCGGCCGGATGTCGATGCTTTCCTCAAACGCTATGGCAATCCCTATGCCCGCATCGGCCTCGACGCGCGCAGCGGGGTGCAGATCGCGCTTGGATCGTCGGGGGTGCCGGAAACCTTCGTCATCGATGGCAAGGGACGGATCGCCTATCAGCATATTGGCGACATTCGCGCCGACGATGTGCCGATGATCCTCGACCGGCTGAGGGACGCGCAATGA
- a CDS encoding heme lyase CcmF/NrfE family subunit produces the protein MIAETGLAALWLAAALALLQLLLTFVGLRGGKPELLAAVRPAAVAQGVLTATAFALLVALFLRSDMSVLLVATNSHSMKPWLYKFAGTWGNHEGSMLLWVTVMGVAGAAVALFERALTRAAHMATLGGQAAISLGFYAFLLFSSNPFARIAQPPADGQGLNPLLQDPGLAFHPPTLYLGYVGLSVAFSFAIGALLTRQVDAAFARAMRPWVLAAWVLLTLGITAGSYWAYYELGWGGWWFWDPVENASLMPWLAATALLHSVTVLATRDALRAWTIMLAVIAFSMSMVGTFLVRSGILTSVHAFAVDPARGSFILALLAIYIGGALALFGWRIGSVREGAPFELVSRETMLVANNLLLSVILGIVLIGTLYPLMTEAFGHKVSVGAPYFDRIAGPLALALMVVLAAGPLTRWRRDRAAAVGRRLIVPVVIAIIAVGSLAVLAWGRIGILPFLGLVIALSVGAASIAPLWKRNLWRTPLFTWGMVIAHLGCAVSLAGMACDSAFTVEKLVAARPGDMIQTAGWTIRFDRIMPIAGDNWTALQADMTVDRGGAPTLIRPQSRFFSSPPTTTSEAALLTRWNGQLYVVLGEEVEGNRWQLRIWWKPFVTLIWLGGVMIALGGALALVGRERRGWLMKWRSRRAMA, from the coding sequence ATGATTGCCGAAACCGGCCTTGCCGCGCTTTGGCTTGCCGCGGCGCTGGCGTTATTGCAATTGCTGCTCACCTTTGTCGGCCTCAGGGGCGGCAAGCCTGAACTGCTCGCCGCCGTCCGCCCCGCCGCCGTGGCACAGGGCGTTCTGACGGCGACCGCCTTCGCGCTGCTCGTCGCTCTGTTCCTGCGGTCCGACATGTCGGTGTTGCTGGTCGCGACCAACAGCCATTCGATGAAGCCGTGGCTCTATAAATTTGCAGGCACCTGGGGCAATCATGAAGGGTCGATGCTGCTGTGGGTGACGGTGATGGGCGTCGCCGGCGCCGCCGTCGCCCTGTTTGAGCGCGCGCTGACCCGCGCCGCGCATATGGCGACACTGGGCGGGCAGGCGGCGATTTCGCTTGGCTTCTACGCCTTTCTGCTCTTTTCCTCCAATCCCTTCGCGCGGATCGCGCAGCCGCCGGCGGACGGGCAGGGGTTGAATCCACTGCTGCAAGACCCCGGCCTCGCCTTCCATCCGCCGACCCTTTATCTGGGCTATGTCGGCCTGTCGGTCGCCTTCTCCTTCGCGATCGGCGCGCTGTTGACGCGGCAGGTGGACGCCGCCTTCGCGCGCGCGATGCGGCCATGGGTGCTGGCGGCCTGGGTACTGCTGACGCTGGGCATTACGGCGGGCAGCTATTGGGCCTATTATGAGCTGGGCTGGGGCGGCTGGTGGTTCTGGGACCCGGTCGAGAACGCGTCGCTGATGCCTTGGCTGGCGGCGACCGCGCTGCTGCATAGCGTGACTGTGCTGGCGACTCGCGATGCGCTGCGCGCCTGGACCATCATGCTGGCGGTGATCGCCTTCTCCATGTCGATGGTCGGCACCTTCCTCGTCCGGTCGGGCATCCTCACCAGCGTTCATGCTTTCGCTGTCGATCCTGCGCGCGGCAGCTTCATTCTCGCGCTGCTGGCGATCTATATCGGCGGGGCGCTGGCGCTGTTCGGCTGGCGGATCGGATCGGTGCGCGAAGGCGCGCCGTTCGAACTGGTCAGCCGCGAGACGATGCTGGTCGCCAACAATCTGCTGCTTTCGGTCATATTGGGCATTGTGCTGATCGGCACCCTCTATCCGCTGATGACCGAAGCCTTTGGCCATAAGGTATCGGTCGGCGCGCCCTATTTCGACCGGATTGCCGGGCCGCTGGCGCTGGCGCTGATGGTCGTGCTGGCGGCCGGGCCGCTGACCCGCTGGCGGCGGGATCGCGCCGCGGCAGTCGGCAGGCGGCTCATCGTCCCCGTCGTGATCGCCATTATTGCGGTCGGATCATTGGCCGTGCTGGCCTGGGGCCGGATCGGCATTCTGCCTTTCCTTGGCCTCGTCATCGCGCTGTCGGTGGGCGCGGCGAGCATCGCGCCGCTGTGGAAGCGCAACCTGTGGCGCACCCCGCTTTTTACCTGGGGCATGGTGATCGCGCATCTGGGCTGCGCCGTCAGCCTGGCCGGCATGGCCTGCGATTCGGCTTTCACGGTCGAGAAGCTGGTGGCCGCCCGGCCCGGCGACATGATCCAGACCGCTGGTTGGACGATCCGGTTCGACCGGATCATGCCGATCGCCGGCGACAATTGGACCGCGCTTCAGGCCGACATGACGGTCGATCGCGGCGGCGCGCCGACGCTCATCCGCCCGCAGTCGCGCTTCTTCTCCTCACCGCCGACCACCACCAGCGAGGCGGCCTTGCTGACCCGCTGGAACGGCCAGCTTTACGTCGTGCTGGGTGAGGAAGTGGAGGGCAATCGCTGGCAATTGCGCATTTGGTGGAAGCCCTTCGTCACGCTGATCTGGCTGGGCGGCGTGATGATCGCGCTGGGTGGCGCGCTGGCGCTGGTCGGGCGCGAACGACGTGGATGGCTGATGAAATGGCGCAGCCGGAGGGCGATGGCATGA
- the ccmE gene encoding cytochrome c maturation protein CcmE → MKAKHQRLILALAALVAIIGAGLLAVSALKDEAAYFYAPNDVKTKGVEPGKAIRLGGMVVKGSLKRAVDGVTIRFDVTDGKATVPATFSGIAPDLFKEGSGVVAEGAFDDKGMFVATNLLAKHDERYMPRELEGMSYNEATHEMKAER, encoded by the coding sequence ATGAAAGCAAAGCATCAACGGTTGATCCTGGCGCTGGCTGCGCTGGTGGCGATCATCGGCGCGGGCCTGCTGGCGGTGTCGGCGCTCAAGGATGAAGCCGCCTATTTCTATGCGCCGAACGATGTGAAAACCAAAGGCGTGGAGCCGGGCAAGGCGATCCGCCTGGGCGGCATGGTGGTCAAGGGCAGCCTGAAGCGCGCGGTCGACGGCGTCACCATTCGCTTCGACGTGACCGACGGCAAGGCGACCGTGCCCGCCACCTTCAGCGGCATTGCGCCCGACCTGTTCAAGGAAGGCAGCGGGGTCGTGGCCGAAGGGGCGTTCGACGACAAGGGTATGTTCGTCGCCACCAACCTGCTCGCCAAGCATGACGAACGCTATATGCCCCGCGAGCTGGAGGGTATGAGTTATAATGAAGCGACCCATGAGATGAAGGCGGAGCGGTGA
- the ccmC gene encoding heme ABC transporter permease CcmC, whose protein sequence is MHRFANPARFLKIARPLTGWLFWPGLALILTGCACGLFLTPADYLQGQTVRILYIHVPAAWLGMGGWTGIAVAALMQLVWRHPLAAIAGRAIAAPGALFTAICLMTGSIWGRPTWGTWWEWDGRMTSMLVLLFLYLGYIALANASARDGQGGVSRVTAIFGLVGAVNIPIINRSVVWWNSLHQGPSITLRGSSIDGSLLWPLGLTLLGFSLWFGAIVLMRMRAILAQNKVEARMQRLARG, encoded by the coding sequence ATGCATCGTTTCGCCAATCCCGCCCGCTTCCTGAAGATCGCGCGTCCGCTGACCGGCTGGCTGTTCTGGCCGGGGCTGGCGCTGATCCTGACTGGCTGTGCCTGCGGCCTCTTCCTGACGCCCGCCGATTATCTGCAAGGGCAGACGGTACGCATTCTCTATATCCATGTGCCCGCCGCCTGGCTCGGCATGGGCGGCTGGACCGGGATCGCTGTCGCCGCGCTGATGCAACTGGTCTGGCGGCATCCGCTGGCCGCCATTGCCGGCCGCGCGATCGCCGCGCCGGGGGCGCTGTTCACCGCCATCTGCCTGATGACCGGATCGATCTGGGGTCGTCCGACCTGGGGGACATGGTGGGAATGGGACGGGCGCATGACATCCATGCTGGTGCTGCTCTTCCTCTATCTCGGTTATATCGCGCTTGCCAACGCCAGCGCGCGGGATGGGCAAGGGGGGGTCAGCCGCGTGACCGCTATTTTCGGGCTGGTGGGCGCGGTCAATATTCCGATCATCAATCGATCGGTCGTGTGGTGGAACAGCCTGCATCAGGGACCGAGCATCACCTTGCGCGGTTCCAGCATCGACGGGTCGCTGCTGTGGCCGCTGGGATTGACGCTGCTGGGCTTCTCGCTCTGGTTCGGGGCGATCGTGCTGATGCGGATGCGGGCGATATTGGCGCAGAACAAGGTCGAGGCGCGGATGCAGCGTCTTGCGAGAGGATAG